One window of the Hoplias malabaricus isolate fHopMal1 chromosome Y, fHopMal1.hap1, whole genome shotgun sequence genome contains the following:
- the LOC136679763 gene encoding G-protein coupled receptor 55-like isoform X1, with product MRLRKVKFQLTLFWTKVSQVMWFNCSAVWNNTEDALRLFQRVAYTPVFAVGLPLNVLALWLFFRIHQWTATHVYMFNLLLADFLLLLFLPFRIFQTFCPINPTGLCTFLICVHFSNMYVSIFTITAISVHRFVALRFPMLIRGLETQRKTMAVVVCAVIWLTIMLLCGIFHPNMYPRELRTCYELKGRTKLSFLLVLEIVGYLLPTATILTCSTQAIYAVLKSTEELESKVVVERKRAVAIIVANTVIFFVCFTPVHVGFLLRYLYPEGSPQARVIHIFYEVSEWIATTNCCLDAIGYYLLLKKVFKANR from the exons ATGAGGTTAAGAAAGGTTAAGTTCCAGCTGACACTTTTTTGGACTAAAG TGTCTCAGGTCATGTGGTTTAACTGCAGCGCTGTGTGGAACAATACCGAGGATGCCCTGAGGCTGTTCCAGCGGGTGGCCTACACGCCTGTGTTTGCCGTAGGCTTGCCCCTCAACGTCCTGGCCCTGTGGCTCTTCTTCAGGATCCACCAGTGGACAGCCACTCACGTCTACATGTTCAATCTACTGCTTGCAGATTTCTTACTGCTCCTCTTCCTGCCCTTCCGGATATTTCAAACCTTCTGCCCGATTAATCCTACGGGATTGTGCACCTTCCTCATCTGTGTGCATTTCAGCAACATGTACGTCAGCATCTTCACCATCACCGCCATCAGCGTCCATCGCTTTGTGGCCCTCAGGTTCCCCATGCTGATCAGAGGCCTAGAAACCCAGAGAAAGACCATGGCAGTCGTTGTGTGCGCTGTCATTTGGCTGACAATCATGCTCCTCTGTGGCATTTTCCACCCCAATATGTATCCGCGAGAGCTGCGGACATGCTACGAGCTCAAAGGAAGAACGAAGCTATCTTTCTTACTGGTTCTGGAGATAGTCGGGTACCTTCTACCAACAGCCACCATCTTAACTTGCTCGACTCAAGCGATTTATGCAGTCCTAAAGTCAACAGAAGAGCTCGAGAGCAAAGTTGTAGTAGAAAGGAAAAGGGCAGTGGCCATAATCGTGGCAAACACCGTCatattctttgtttgtttcactcCGGTACATGTTGGTTTTTTGTTGAGATACCTTTATCCAGAAGGGTCTCCTCAGGCTAGggttattcatattttttatgaAGTCTCAGAATGGATAGCAACTACCAACTGTTGCCTGGATGCTATAGGATACTACCTCTTGTTGAAAAAGGTTTTCAAGGCGAACAGGTAG
- the LOC136679763 gene encoding G-protein coupled receptor 55-like isoform X2, whose translation MWFNCSAVWNNTEDALRLFQRVAYTPVFAVGLPLNVLALWLFFRIHQWTATHVYMFNLLLADFLLLLFLPFRIFQTFCPINPTGLCTFLICVHFSNMYVSIFTITAISVHRFVALRFPMLIRGLETQRKTMAVVVCAVIWLTIMLLCGIFHPNMYPRELRTCYELKGRTKLSFLLVLEIVGYLLPTATILTCSTQAIYAVLKSTEELESKVVVERKRAVAIIVANTVIFFVCFTPVHVGFLLRYLYPEGSPQARVIHIFYEVSEWIATTNCCLDAIGYYLLLKKVFKANR comes from the coding sequence ATGTGGTTTAACTGCAGCGCTGTGTGGAACAATACCGAGGATGCCCTGAGGCTGTTCCAGCGGGTGGCCTACACGCCTGTGTTTGCCGTAGGCTTGCCCCTCAACGTCCTGGCCCTGTGGCTCTTCTTCAGGATCCACCAGTGGACAGCCACTCACGTCTACATGTTCAATCTACTGCTTGCAGATTTCTTACTGCTCCTCTTCCTGCCCTTCCGGATATTTCAAACCTTCTGCCCGATTAATCCTACGGGATTGTGCACCTTCCTCATCTGTGTGCATTTCAGCAACATGTACGTCAGCATCTTCACCATCACCGCCATCAGCGTCCATCGCTTTGTGGCCCTCAGGTTCCCCATGCTGATCAGAGGCCTAGAAACCCAGAGAAAGACCATGGCAGTCGTTGTGTGCGCTGTCATTTGGCTGACAATCATGCTCCTCTGTGGCATTTTCCACCCCAATATGTATCCGCGAGAGCTGCGGACATGCTACGAGCTCAAAGGAAGAACGAAGCTATCTTTCTTACTGGTTCTGGAGATAGTCGGGTACCTTCTACCAACAGCCACCATCTTAACTTGCTCGACTCAAGCGATTTATGCAGTCCTAAAGTCAACAGAAGAGCTCGAGAGCAAAGTTGTAGTAGAAAGGAAAAGGGCAGTGGCCATAATCGTGGCAAACACCGTCatattctttgtttgtttcactcCGGTACATGTTGGTTTTTTGTTGAGATACCTTTATCCAGAAGGGTCTCCTCAGGCTAGggttattcatattttttatgaAGTCTCAGAATGGATAGCAACTACCAACTGTTGCCTGGATGCTATAGGATACTACCTCTTGTTGAAAAAGGTTTTCAAGGCGAACAGGTAG